Sequence from the Denitromonas sp. genome:
GCTGGGGTTTCCCGTGCAGGAGCCGCCGATTCACCTTCCGTCATCGCCGCCATGCCTTCCTATGGCCCATCGGACGACCCTATGGCCCATCCGCGTGACCGCTTCGGGGGTGATCCGGGGGATGCCTATAGTGCAGCCGTGTTGCAACAGGACTCCTCTCGACCATCTGAGCCGGAACCGCCGAGTCTTGGCGAGTAACCAGATAGCAAAAAGCCCGCACGCAGCGGGCTTTTTGCTATGGAACGAGAAGCCTCACGGTTCACATCCGTTCTCGCTCTGCGTCTTGGCGAATTGAACTTGCAGTTCGGATGCGTTGCGTTCGATCCCGGGCAGAATCTCAGTCTGTCGGGATGCCGTCACTGCACCGGGGCTGTGTTTGAGAATCGCATCACGTACATCTTCCGGCAATTGGCCGTGTTCAGAGATGCTTTCGAGAATGGTGGCTTCCTCGGCTTGATGCCAATCCGCCTCATAAGGGTTGTTCGCGCAAGACACTGCCTCAACTGCATGACCCCAGAAACAATAAGCTGTCCCAGCGGTGTTTTTCAGCGTTGACAGGTGCTCGATCCGCTTGACAACTTCCAAGCGGCTCACCGCGATTTCTTCTGCGATGCAATGCAATCGGAGAGCAAGCTGGTCAAGTTCGACCAGATCGGGGATCAGATCATCTTCGTCGTAATCCGCTTGGTATCTGGATACCAATACATCCGGGTCTTCGGCAAATGCCCGCAGCCTCGACGCGAGTTCATCGGT
This genomic interval carries:
- a CDS encoding nucleotidyl transferase AbiEii/AbiGii toxin family protein, with amino-acid sequence MRSVLKGIGDTPLVLKGGTALLLAYGLDRFSEDLDFDAPHKLNLESRIRRSVPFGITVDGIDPLKDTPTVTRYRVRYQSEHGKRSLKLEVSYRTPPQQSEVRSVRGLRVASLPRIIDQKLKAAHDGDDPRSKVRDLYDLDFVARRWPAVFTDELASRLRAFAEDPDVLVSRYQADYDEDDLIPDLVELDQLALRLHCIAEEIAVSRLEVVKRIEHLSTLKNTAGTAYCFWGHAVEAVSCANNPYEADWHQAEEATILESISEHGQLPEDVRDAILKHSPGAVTASRQTEILPGIERNASELQVQFAKTQSENGCEP